The following proteins are co-located in the Siansivirga zeaxanthinifaciens CC-SAMT-1 genome:
- the hemB gene encoding porphobilinogen synthase, whose protein sequence is MFPLRRNRRLRTNEAIRSMVRETIIHPNDFLVPLFVVEGKGVKDEIPSMPNYFRYSLDLLEQEVKELWSLGLKSVLLFAKVPDHLKDNKGTEALNPNGLMQRAVKTVKNACPDMLVMTDVALDPYSSYGHDGIVKNGIILNDESSHVLAEMALTHAQAGADFVAPSDMNDGRILEIRELLENEGFINTGIMSYSAKYASAFYGPFRDALDSAPVDMVNIPKDKKTYQMDYANRIEAIRETEMDINEGADIVMVKPGLCYLDIVREIKNTFDVPVAVYQVSGEYAMLKAAAEKGWLDHDAVMMEQVTAIKRAGGDIIASYFAKDVVKLIS, encoded by the coding sequence ATGTTCCCATTACGAAGAAACAGACGATTAAGAACCAACGAAGCCATTAGAAGTATGGTTCGTGAAACTATTATACACCCAAACGATTTTTTAGTGCCGCTTTTTGTTGTAGAAGGCAAGGGTGTAAAAGATGAAATCCCATCGATGCCTAACTACTTTAGATACAGTTTAGATTTACTGGAACAAGAAGTAAAAGAACTCTGGAGTTTAGGCTTAAAATCGGTGTTGCTGTTTGCCAAAGTACCAGACCATTTAAAAGACAATAAAGGTACCGAAGCATTAAACCCAAACGGACTCATGCAACGTGCTGTTAAAACCGTAAAAAATGCATGTCCGGATATGTTGGTAATGACCGATGTTGCCTTAGACCCTTATTCGTCTTACGGACATGATGGTATTGTAAAAAACGGCATTATTTTAAACGATGAATCGTCTCATGTTTTAGCCGAAATGGCGCTTACCCACGCACAAGCGGGTGCCGATTTTGTTGCGCCAAGCGACATGAACGATGGTCGTATTTTAGAAATACGAGAATTGTTAGAAAACGAAGGGTTTATAAATACGGGGATTATGAGTTATTCGGCGAAATATGCATCGGCGTTTTACGGGCCTTTTCGTGATGCGCTAGACTCGGCTCCTGTCGATATGGTAAACATTCCAAAAGACAAAAAAACCTATCAAATGGATTACGCCAACCGCATCGAGGCCATTCGTGAAACCGAAATGGATATTAACGAAGGTGCCGATATTGTTATGGTAAAACCAGGTTTGTGCTATTTAGACATCGTTCGTGAAATTAAAAATACTTTCGATGTTCCTGTGGCTGTTTATCAAGTATCTGGCGAATATGCCATGTTAAAAGCCGCCGCCGAAAAAGGCTGGCTAGACCACGATGCCGTCATGATGGAACAAGTTACCGCAATTAAACGAGCGGGAGGCGATATTATAGCATCTTATTTTGCTAAAGATGTAGTAAAATTAATTTCGTAA
- a CDS encoding CNNM domain-containing protein, whose translation MGLLLFYAFISIFFSFLCSILEAVLLSVTPTFINLQKQAGKQYANSLEALKKDVDRPLIAILTLNTIAHTVGAILVGVQAKTAYAEAFGNEVKIFFGIKFTEDVMVGVVSSIMTVLILVASEIIPKTIGATYWKLLANFTTKALHILIFPLKWTGILWLLQLTTKLIGGKGHHGSVLSREDFQAMTDMAHKEGVFQENESKIIKNLLIFKEILAKDIMTPRTVMKTENHNTTVETFFKQNLNLRFSRVPIYSENTDNIIGLVLKDEIFKEMALDNGSKPLSDLKRNIIIIHRNLPIPSLFEQLIESRNHMALVVDEYGSVSGLVTMEDVIETLLGLEIMDESDHVSDLQHLARKSWESRAKKLGIFDNNNRK comes from the coding sequence ATGGGCTTGCTCTTATTTTATGCTTTTATTTCCATTTTCTTTTCTTTCTTGTGTTCTATTCTAGAAGCTGTTTTATTAAGTGTTACACCAACATTTATAAATCTTCAAAAACAAGCAGGCAAGCAGTATGCAAATAGTTTAGAAGCTTTAAAAAAAGATGTCGATCGCCCTTTAATTGCTATTTTAACACTAAATACCATTGCCCATACTGTGGGCGCCATTTTGGTAGGTGTTCAGGCAAAAACAGCCTATGCAGAAGCATTTGGCAACGAGGTTAAAATATTTTTTGGTATTAAATTTACAGAAGATGTTATGGTGGGAGTCGTATCTTCTATAATGACTGTTCTTATCTTAGTAGCTTCAGAAATTATTCCAAAAACCATTGGCGCTACCTACTGGAAGCTTCTGGCCAATTTCACTACAAAAGCGCTTCATATTCTTATTTTTCCATTAAAATGGACTGGTATATTATGGCTTTTGCAACTAACCACGAAGTTAATTGGTGGTAAAGGACATCACGGCAGCGTTCTAAGTAGAGAAGATTTCCAAGCAATGACCGATATGGCTCATAAAGAAGGTGTGTTTCAGGAAAATGAAAGTAAAATCATTAAAAACCTTTTAATTTTTAAAGAAATTTTAGCGAAAGATATCATGACACCACGAACCGTCATGAAAACCGAAAACCACAATACAACCGTTGAAACTTTTTTCAAACAAAATTTAAATCTTCGTTTTTCGAGAGTGCCTATTTATTCTGAAAATACAGATAATATTATCGGACTCGTTTTAAAGGACGAAATTTTTAAAGAAATGGCCTTAGATAATGGCTCAAAACCCCTATCCGATTTAAAAAGAAATATCATTATTATTCACAGAAATTTACCCATTCCTAGTTTATTCGAACAATTAATTGAAAGCCGAAACCATATGGCTTTGGTAGTCGATGAATACGGAAGCGTGAGTGGCCTTGTAACCATGGAAGATGTTATTGAAACCCTTTTAGGTTTAGAAATAATGGATGAAAGCGATCATGTAAGCGACCTGCAACATTTAGCCAGAAAAAGCTGGGAATCTCGCGCTAAAAAGCTAGGTATTTTTGATAATAACAACCGCAAATAA
- a CDS encoding serine hydrolase domain-containing protein produces MKFLKKLFKWLGILIALLIITLYITDTDYLLKAVRTIYLTGHSTAYLEDYKKFDNQPIEIGTPQPWPNHKEYNTVKETEALSQINKANGTIAYVIIKNDSIWFENYYDGFGEDSKSNSFSMAKSYVSGLMGKAIQDGYIKSLDQPVGDFLPTFSEGLAAKMTVGDLSSMCSGTNWDEAYYSPLSITTRAYFDDDLEKVMLGLKVVDEPGKKFKYASGDTQMLAMVIEKATGKKMYSYLEESFWKPLGCENETLWQVDSEAHDLVKAYCCIASNAKDFARFGKLYKDFGKWNGKQILDSAFVAKSIKPRFKDAPEYGYGWWLKQQNGKNFFMMRGHLGQYVIVEPNDNVIIVRLGHSKGSNVEVGSFTQDISTYIDEAYNMLNSK; encoded by the coding sequence ATGAAATTCCTTAAAAAACTCTTTAAATGGTTAGGCATTTTAATAGCCTTATTAATTATTACACTTTACATTACAGACACCGATTATCTTCTTAAAGCCGTTCGAACTATTTATTTAACAGGCCATTCTACAGCTTATTTAGAAGATTATAAAAAATTCGACAACCAGCCTATCGAGATTGGCACACCCCAACCCTGGCCAAACCACAAAGAATATAACACAGTAAAAGAAACAGAAGCCCTCAGCCAGATTAATAAAGCCAATGGCACCATTGCCTACGTTATTATTAAAAATGATAGTATTTGGTTTGAAAACTATTACGATGGTTTTGGAGAAGACTCTAAAAGTAATTCCTTTTCTATGGCTAAAAGTTATGTTTCTGGCCTTATGGGCAAAGCCATACAAGATGGTTATATTAAAAGTTTAGACCAACCTGTTGGGGATTTTCTACCAACATTTAGTGAGGGTTTAGCCGCTAAAATGACTGTTGGCGATTTATCCAGTATGTGTTCTGGAACCAACTGGGATGAGGCTTATTATTCACCATTATCTATTACCACACGTGCTTATTTTGATGATGATTTAGAAAAAGTTATGCTGGGCTTAAAAGTAGTAGACGAACCCGGTAAAAAATTTAAATACGCCAGTGGAGACACACAAATGCTTGCCATGGTTATCGAAAAAGCTACAGGCAAAAAAATGTATTCGTATTTAGAGGAAAGTTTCTGGAAACCGCTGGGCTGCGAAAACGAAACCCTTTGGCAAGTAGATAGTGAAGCCCACGATTTAGTAAAAGCCTATTGCTGTATCGCCAGCAACGCCAAAGATTTTGCCCGTTTTGGGAAGCTTTACAAAGACTTTGGTAAATGGAACGGAAAACAAATTTTAGACTCGGCGTTTGTTGCTAAATCTATAAAACCAAGGTTTAAAGACGCTCCAGAATACGGTTACGGGTGGTGGCTTAAACAACAAAATGGTAAAAACTTTTTTATGATGCGTGGTCATTTGGGTCAATATGTTATTGTTGAACCCAACGATAATGTTATTATTGTAAGACTCGGGCATTCTAAAGGGTCTAATGTAGAAGTAGGTTCGTTTACACAAGATATTAGTACGTATATTGATGAAGCTTACAACATGCTAAACTCGAAATAA